CATGGTGTAATGCACGTTCCCCCGCGCATGCAGATCCTTTCTATGGATTAGGCCAATCCCCAGCCTGTCTTCGTATTTGTCTTTGTCTTTGTCTAGATTGCAGTTATTGAAGTAGCCCTGACCACGGGTAATCCGCTCCCACAGCTCCCCTATTCGCTGGGCCCTGTAGATATCAGCACTCACCTGGGCACCGTTGAAGAAGAAGGCAGCGTGGATGTGATATCCATGATCTTCGCCTTGCTCAACGCTGCATATGTAGCCGATTTCATTGTCAAAGATCAGGTTACGCTCACGCTCAGCAATCAACCGATCCAGGTCGTCGAATACCTGTTCCACACGCAACCTAGCTTGAGCCTGGGGACGGTAATACAGATCAACCCTGACAACGCAGGTACGAGCGTAGCGATCAAGCACTGCGTCAACGTAACGACCGATTTCGATCTCCTGCTGAATCGCTAGGTGGCGCTGAACGTGCTCCTGTCGATTGACCCCCTTTCTGCCTAGAAGGCTTCGGATGCAGGTGGTCAGTTCGTTGAGCGTCTCGCTGGCACTCAGATAGCGTGACTCATCCTCGTTCAAGCAGGTAATACCGACTGTGCTGCGTTTAATCCAAATGGCCTGACATGCGTCTCGGAACAGGTTCAAGTGCCAGCTGTACTGATACTCCCGATCGTATTCGAACAGAGCGACCATCTGCTCGATCCCATCGAAGTATTTTGACAGCCTAGTTTCACTGATCTGCTCATCACCATGCTTCGAGTAAGTGATGCGAAATGCTTGGCCATCTGTACGCTGGATGGCTTTAATAAGTCGCTCAATCCGGAGAGAGATATTGGATTGAGAATGATATGTGTAGCCGTTTTGCTTGGTCATGCTGGTGTACCTGATTGGTTAGCGGCATACCAGGTACGTGTTAAGTATTTTTTAACTGATGACCTACCCCATGGGCTGGGTAGTGGTGGTTGTATAGCTATCAGCGCTCAGGCTATTGAATGGTTATGGATTGGTAATCATCTAGAGCTATATAACTAGATCCCGCTCCGAGCCCCATGACCACCCCCAGCCTAGCAAGGCAATGGGGAGCAACATTCCCTTGCCAACCTAGAAATTGAACCCTCTGGTTCTTGGGGGAGTTAGCTGATAATCCAGCACCTCCCATGCGGCATATACGCCATGACCAGCCGAAGCCAGTCATGGCGCGTAATGTTAATTGCTGCTGACCATTTCTAAGCGACCGGCCCGGCTTGGTGCATCCGCAGCCAGATCGCGCTCCTCGATCCTTGCCAGGATCCAATCGCAGACCTCGCTGTAAACCCATCCGACGCAACGGTCGCCTAGCGAGACTGTTGCTGGGAACGTGCCTTCCCCGATGTACTTGTAGATTGTTGAGCGTGCCAGGCCGGTGGTGTCGATGACTTCTTTCAGGCGGATTATTCTCATGAGCGGGCTCCTCTGTATGGCTCAGAGGATTGGTTGAGGTTGTAAAAAATGACCTGATTAACCCAGCCTAATGACCTGAGGCCTCACTCTCGGCGGCCAGGCCGCACCCTGAATCCATCGAAAACAACTCAACTCAACTCAATGCGTTTGCTCTCGCCGGGGAAGTCGCGGCCGCCAGCTCCATACCCAATTAGCACTTTCATTACGCCATCCCACTCCGCCCCTAAAGTGGCATCCCTACCGACTCATCGAGAATGAGGCGGTGCTGTACAAGCCCAAGAAATCAGCCCTCGATCAAGCCGCTCGCAGATTCAAGCATGGGACGAGGCTGGACTCCTTCCAGCAACCAATTACCCAGATATAGCTAGAGCAGGTAGCTGGTCTTGAGAGTGACTGGCAGCCAATGGGTGACCGCCGAGGAACTCGCAACGGGAATATTCTAGAGCGGTGTACGGAACCAAAGAAAAGCGCTATAAATTAATGGGAATAAATTCGCATGTGATTTAAGGAATTGATCGACCAATGAAACCCAACAGCTACGGCTAAAAGCCGCATAACTACTAGGTTTCACAAAAAAAAACCACATAGATTAATCATAGAATATTGATATAGAATTAATATAATTCAAATAAATTACCTTATAACGCGAATAGAACATTGATAGATCATGGATAGATCAAAGCTAGGATAATATTTCAATTTAGATAAATAGTATCAATTATTAAATTACGATAGGTTTAAACTATGGCCGTCAATGACAACGTTAAGAGCGCGGATGCGCTCAGCGAGCTACTCGAGGAGAAGGGCCGCAATGCTCGCCGCGATATCTGGCTATGGCTACACCTCTACATGACCCAGAACGCTCCATTTGACCCACGCACATGCAGTGGCGAGACGATGCGAGACGAGATCGCAGTTTTTCTTAAGCGCAAAAAATACGCCCTGCATCGCATTGCTCGGGAGAAGGACCGAAGCCTGATTCCAGATGAGTCACTGACTTGGATTGAAGAGGACGAGAGGCAGTATCAATGGCTGCTCGAAAGAGTCACGAAAATCACTGATTTCAGGCTTCCCAGGAGAGCCGTGCACCTCAAAGGTAGAGAGCACCTGATTGCTATCATTGATGTTTGGAATGCTGACCTAGAGGAAAAGTTGTACGAGGTAGAATCTCTTCGCAAGGAATGGCTTAGGCACAAAGCAAAGGACAGTGCATTTGAGTGGTTCGGAGACAAGAAGGAAGGCACCAAGCGCTGTGCATGCGCTTGGGAGTGGCTGGAAAAAGACAACCGTCTTTTGTCCAGACGAGACACTCCCATTACAAACTATAAAGAGCTACTCATGTTTTTCGACGGAGCAAGGCTCGGGCGTAACGAACAAAAAGCGATCATCAATGAGATAAAAAAGAGATGGAATCGCAAGCAGCTCGACGTCCGCAATCCTGATAAGAAGCAGCTCAACGTAATGATCCCGATAGCGGTGATCGCCCAGCTGGATGAGTTGGCCGCAAAGCACAAACTGAAGCGACCACAAGTCATCGAACGCCTGATAACCGGTGAGTTCCAAGCAGGGATACATCTTGATTATTAGCAGGCACCCCATGAACCTTCTTCTCGTAGCAAGGTGAAGCACTCACATCACCCGAAACCCCACTGAAGCAACAGCATCAAAAATCTGTATTCCAAACAGTATTCCAAAGGAATTTATTAACCGAATAAAATTATTTATATCAGTAGGTTACAATACCAGTTCAGATTACCCCGGCCCACCAAATACAAAAAAAAGACGTCCTTGGACGTCTTTTTTTTGTGCCTGAAATCCAGTTTAAACCGGGCGTTCAGTGCCATTGACGCCGACATACGTCAATTGACGGACACGCCTTTTACATTCCCCCTGACTCAACCGCCTGACGAATCCTGAGGGCGAGCGGGTGATGAAGAAACCTGGCAGCACTGTAGACGACTGGTCTATTTTGAAATATATTGCAGACCACAGGTGAACTCAGACCAGCATCTGGCCTAGCAAACCAGCGCACAGAGCCCCATAGCGCAAACTCCTAGCACGCCATGGCGCACTGAACATCGAACGCCACGCACATTACGCCGCGCGCTCACGGCAACCCCGCGCGAGACTTCGCAGCAACAATAGACGACTGGTCTATTAAGGATAAAGGCATGTTCAACTTCGATTTTTACAACCCTACCCGTATTGTCTTTGGCCGCGACACCATCGGCCGTCTGGATGATTTAGTGCCGGTTGAGGCGCGCGTGTTGCTGCTTTACGGCGGCCAGAGCGCCGAGAAAACCGGCACCCTGGCGCAAGTGCGCGAAGCGCTTGGTGCCCGGCACGTGCAGGCGTTCGGCGGTATCGAGCCGAACCCCAGCTATGAAACATTGATGCAGGCCGTAGCGTTGGTCCGTGAGCAGCGCGTGGACTTCCTGCTCGCGGTGGGTGGCGGCTCGGTGATTGATGGCACCAAGTTCGTGGCTGCTGCGGTTGGCTATGCCGGCGATGCCTGGGACATTCTCGAAACCCGCGGCGCCAAGATCCGCCACGCCCTGCCGTTCGGTAGCGTACTGACGCTGCCTGCCACCGGCTCGGAAATGAACAACAGCGGCGTGGTCACGCGCCGGGCAACGCAAGCCAAACTGCCGTTTCGCAGTGCTCATGTGTTCCCGCAATTTTCAATTCTCGACCCGACCAAGACCCAGACCCTCCCCGTTCGCCAGCTGGCAAACGGCGTGGTCGATGCGTTCGTGCATGTCATGGAGCAGTACCTGACCTACCCGATCGACGCCCGCGTGCAGGACCGCTTCGCCGAAGGGCTGCTGCAAACCCTGATCGAAATCGGCCCGCTGATGCTGGAGGAATCCGCCGACTACAGCACCCGCGCCAACCTTATGTGGACCGCCACTTTGGCGCTCAATGGGTTGATTGGCGCGGGCGTACCGCAGGACTGGTCCACCCACATGATCGGCCATGAGCTAACCGCGCTGCACGGCATCGATCACGCACGCACGCTGGCCATCGTGCTGCCCGCGAACCTGGAAGTTCGCCGTGAAGCCAAGCGCGCCAAGTTGCTGCAATACGCCGAGCGGGTTTGGCAGATCCGCCAGGGCGACGAAGAACAGCGGATTGACGCCGCCATCCAACAGACCCGGACGTTCCTCGAGAGCCTCGGCCTACCGACGCGCTTATCGGCCTACCAGCTTGGTGCTGACGCCATCGATGCGCTGATCAACCAGCTCGCCGCTCACCGCCTAACCGCCCTAGGCGAACACAACGACGTCAACTTAGACGTCAGCCGCCAGGTGCTTGAAGCGAGCCTCTAAGCCGCGCCGCTAGCGCTGCACACCCACGCTAGCGGCACATGAGCAAACAGCCACAACCTCTTTTAACCGCAAGGTAAACCACATGAAAATCCTCCTCGTTCTGACTTCCCACGAGCAACTTGGCGACACGGGTGAGAAGAC
Above is a genomic segment from Pseudomonas leptonychotis containing:
- a CDS encoding YagK/YfjJ domain-containing protein, which gives rise to MTKQNGYTYHSQSNISLRIERLIKAIQRTDGQAFRITYSKHGDEQISETRLSKYFDGIEQMVALFEYDREYQYSWHLNLFRDACQAIWIKRSTVGITCLNEDESRYLSASETLNELTTCIRSLLGRKGVNRQEHVQRHLAIQQEIEIGRYVDAVLDRYARTCVVRVDLYYRPQAQARLRVEQVFDDLDRLIAERERNLIFDNEIGYICSVEQGEDHGYHIHAAFFFNGAQVSADIYRAQRIGELWERITRGQGYFNNCNLDKDKDKYEDRLGIGLIHRKDLHARGNVHYTMGYLVKNDQHLRLKPIGARCLRKGQARKASGTTNRSIAKRA
- a CDS encoding helix-turn-helix transcriptional regulator, whose protein sequence is MRIIRLKEVIDTTGLARSTIYKYIGEGTFPATVSLGDRCVGWVYSEVCDWILARIEERDLAADAPSRAGRLEMVSSN
- a CDS encoding iron-containing alcohol dehydrogenase, which gives rise to MFNFDFYNPTRIVFGRDTIGRLDDLVPVEARVLLLYGGQSAEKTGTLAQVREALGARHVQAFGGIEPNPSYETLMQAVALVREQRVDFLLAVGGGSVIDGTKFVAAAVGYAGDAWDILETRGAKIRHALPFGSVLTLPATGSEMNNSGVVTRRATQAKLPFRSAHVFPQFSILDPTKTQTLPVRQLANGVVDAFVHVMEQYLTYPIDARVQDRFAEGLLQTLIEIGPLMLEESADYSTRANLMWTATLALNGLIGAGVPQDWSTHMIGHELTALHGIDHARTLAIVLPANLEVRREAKRAKLLQYAERVWQIRQGDEEQRIDAAIQQTRTFLESLGLPTRLSAYQLGADAIDALINQLAAHRLTALGEHNDVNLDVSRQVLEASL